The Toxoplasma gondii ME49 chromosome XI, whole genome shotgun sequence region TCGACCGTGCATCATCGTTGAGGCTCCCGAACTCTGgagcttcttccccttcgctctccccgtcgtctcctctctccgcgtctcgaGATGTCCACAGATCCGCAAGACCCGCCAAGTCTGGGAGTCGCCACACGGTCGACCGTCTCGTACTTCAGAGGCTTCTTCTGCCCTTCCCCGAGGACCTGCTTCTGCCGCGGTTGCGCTCGCAACTGAGGCTTTTGcttgtgcatgcgctcaaatgcatgcatggcgcgagaagagaattCGGAAGAGATACGATGAAGGCATACCTGCCCCACAGGGCGGCGCTGGGGTGTCTCTGCGGTGACGGAGAGGGccaaggaaacggagagacaacgGCCTCGAGAAGTACGgcggcagacggagagatgCGCTCCGACAAGCAAGGCCGAACGGCAGGAAACGGAACCGCAGAAGCCGGAGACgtagagggagaagaaagggtaCTTTTTCGCGACGAACACGGCTTCCTGGCACTCACCGCatccgagacagagaagacgatcCAGCAcctgcttctcgcgctcaGAGCAGCTGCAACGGGACTCTTTGACTTTCCAGTTTCTGCACAGAGCATGGATCGCCGGCACTCCGCAGGAGAAGTCTACTTGAGGTTAGGAAAGCGAGCATTCATCGCGCAAATCAAGCACCGAGACTCACGCAGAGACAAGGGAGAGCGACAcggaaagagcgagaggaaagcagcaggtgcagcgagagagagaaagatacGTTTTCAGAGGGCGATGCACCAGGCATTCGTAGAGTGATGAAAATACTTTTGATGAAAATACTTTTTCCCGACGAGCGGAAAAATGCGGGTGTGCCGAGAGGTAAACGAAATCGTTTTGATGAGAGGCAAAAAAAACGTATCTGCAGAAAGTAGTCAAACAACCGACatcagagagacaagagcgacGGTTACTGAGAATCGAGGGAAAGACGCATACCGTGAAAGGGAGGATCGAACAGACCTAAGAAAGACAttttcagagacagaagacacacgcgttcctggagaggaaacaggagagtCGAAACGAACGAAAACGGATCTTGCCGAGCCTATCCGTTTCCAAGAATGGACGCCGAGTAGCGTGAGACGTCGGCCGGGAGTCTGGGCACGAAAGATGAGCCGAGATGTGCAGGTATACCCACGAGGGAAAATGTGGAGATGATATCCTTGGTGGCAGAGAAAGTAACATCAGCGGTCGACCGATTTTTATCACCTTATACCTCGTTggtctgtgtgtctcgtgATTTTCCAGTCTTTgcatgttctctcttcctgtgcGGCCAGAGTGCGTTTTCCTGGATGGCTCTGTCACTTGTGAAACagggactgcatgcgttttagGAGGccagtcttcttcctcacccATGTCCTCGCGCGCGCTTTTTCTGGTTCCGATTAAGTTGCTTCCTTGCGTCTTGTGtgtcgtctgtgtctccgtaTATCTGTGTCGCTCGCTTCCTGacagccttcttctctgtgttgtcTATCCTTGCCGACAGAACGCTCCCGCTGCCAGTTCTCCGGCAGGCGCGTGACCTGGTCGTGTCTGTCCACCCGTTTTTGATGGCGGCGAATCCAAAGCAAGAAGAAGTCCTTTGGCaagtctcttctgtcgcttcgccgtccctcgcgtctgcgtctccacccagtcttttcgcttcctctctcgcggaTCCCGAGAGGGTCGCTGCACCTGCCGTGGCTTCTCCTGCCGCGGCAAGCATTTTCGATTCCGCTTTCGACGGAGAGAATGGCGACACAACGCGCGAGGACGCACCGCACAATGGACAGGAGTTCAGCGTCTTCCAGTCTCTGGCCGAGCCTCGAATTCTCGACAGAcgccctcttcgtctgccacAGAGCGTCACGGTCCCAACCACCCGGCCTTTGTCgtcgtcgtttcctccttcttcgccttcttctttgtcttctgaCGCGCCTGCGGCCTGCGCGTCTGCCTCGTGCGTCTCTGCACCTTCTGGCTCGTCTGctggctcttcttcgccgtctgccGCTTCCTCCAGTGTGTCTCCGTTGCCCTTGCCGAAgtcgttcttttctccgaaGAGTTCGCGTTACCATGCGGAAGTACGAGACGcgctgcgtcgtcttctgtcctcgGAGCTCGtaaaagaagaaacactgCGCCTGCGCTCGGCCTCGGTGTACCCGCCTCTCGACGGCCTCTCAGAGGTCGCGGGCTGCACAGCCAGTGCcgaggagggaggagggaAGTTGGAGCCAAGGCAGAGgcgagcggagagagacaagagagacgagagagacctAAGAGAGGGAGCGGGCGCGGTCGATGTCTGTACGCCAAGCAAGCcacggagacaagagaagacTCCTCCGTCCTTGAAAGACCTTCAAGTGATATCGGAAGTCCGAGTGTACCCATGGTACCTCGATCTCCTGATTCTGAACGGCTCGGCGCTCAAgcgttgcatgcaaagacgcaactgagggagagaaacaccgCAGCAGAGATTAGAAGAAGTGGAACCGAGAAGCGGTTCCAACGATGAAAGGGCAACTTCGGACAGCGCCTGCGCAGTCTCCCAGGAGTGGCTTGACCTCAGTCGGTCTCTGGTCCTTGCgccaagaaaaaggaggaaaatcATCGAAGACCTACAATCCAATGCAAGCGACCTCGAGGGTATGTGCTACGCATATTCTGTGGAGGGTTGCGAAGAACGCAATCCGGTTCTGTGTTCCTTTCGAGGGCgccctcctgtctctgtttgtggATTTTCTGCGGCATGCTCGCTTGCGCTGTTAAcgtttcgcgtctcttgTTTGCGCATTCGAAGGCGTCTGCGACGCTGccgtgtacagacaccccgcAGTTTGTGTTGCCTCGTGACCTCACACGTTAACGCGGACTGCCTACAAAAGGTCTACGCAactgaagacgaggaaagcgagagaatgCGATTCCTCAGCTGCAGTCGGAGCGTCCGCGCCGTTCCCTGCTGTCAGGTTCCTTGTGTCGCTCGAGGATGGACGCGCGTTCGTTGGGGCGCCGCCGCCGGAAGCCGGTCAGTGGGGGCAAGCCGACGTGAGGCTcacggcgagaagagcacCCGTTTTTTCTGAATTTGAAGAAATGCAGGCTGAGTGACGCACAGAGGTGGAACCCAAGTGGGCGCAGAATACATGCGAACGAGGAGGCAGCACAGACAACAAGggagcgaagcagcgagagagggcagaACACCAAGGAGACACAGTACGTCGAGACGCGCAagtggggagagaagaacgaggccagcagcgaaggcggagCCTGAGGCCGGGAGCAGACTGATTcgcaggaagagaggcacaacgggagagagaacaagatgagacagagaaggagacgaaagagggaCTCAAAGTTAAGCGGAGCGAGAAGCACAAAATCGAGGtcaagacgaggaaggatcAGACGGGGgcaggaacgagagaaagacagagtcCGAGAGGACGTGGATGCGAGGTATCGACAGGCGGCAAATGAAGTAAGACAAATCCCGCGACTAAGTATCGCCTCTGCGGTGGAACGACAGCCATGTAACATGTCGACAAACGCACTCTACAACGACAAAGGAGGGAAGCCGATCCCTCGCTCGGGTGCATACGACTCCACAGCGCAGAGCCTCGACGGTCCTGCGCAACAAGAAAAAGTCTCAAGGAAAGTCTTCTGACGACACCGTTTTGTTTTGACAAGACGCACTCTTCTTCGGTTGGTGGATCATACGCGTTGTTTCAAGTGTCAAGACGCAAACAtcagtttccttctcttgtcAAATTCAGTTCCTCGCACACAACCTTGGACGCACAAATCAAACGAAGGCGCCGGCAGAGACGCATGACGCAAACCCTCCCCGAAAGAAATCACCTCATCAGACAAATATGCAAATACCTCGTAAATATCGATGATCGATGTCCCTTACAAAGAGAGGCACAACCACCGACggcacatgtatatatatgtatatatatacatacatgccGATGCTATACCTGAATCTCAGCTTGTAACAGCAAAAGAcaaatacacatacatacatacatacatgcatatatatatatatatatatatatataaagataagtagatatagatagatatgcaAATGTATACAGGCATCAagaatatgtatgtacatgtagaTTCGTACACAAGATCACGTTTGCATCTGAGACAGAAGCGCCTGAGAGCGGCAGTgacaaaaaagagacgagaacacGTTTGCATGTGGAGTCCTCCAACCGGTGCCCGGCCCCGACTATAAGCTGACGCCCGGCGTTGCAGCTCCTGAAAAGACTCTGACAGTCCACAGCAGGCGATGTGCCTGTTCCAGGCGCGTTTcactgctgtctcctcggcggGGCAGAGAGCGGGGAACCAGACGAGGCGCGCGGAGATGAACAGGAGCCTGGAAATAAGGCAGAGCACACTGACAGAGACCAGCCTACGACGACGATGCCGGCACAACCAGCGgggacagcgaagacgaaccagaggaagaggaaggagaagcggaggagcaggaaggagaggaaggagagacggatgAATCGGAAGACTTGAAGGAGGTACCACAAGAATcgcgaggtggagaaggcgacgaaaaggaagacgcggTGGAGGAACAGTCGAAGAGCGCCTTgagggagacagggggaccaagcggaggaagcgaggcgaTGCCTCCTCCACAATAGAGAGCGAGCCGAAGCAACTCGCGGACCGTGTCGTCATCTGCGAAAACGAGGGCAAGACGAGATCGCAGCGACTCcggcagagagcgaaaggaaaGCTTCATTTCTGCAGGTGTCTCTGGAAGCGCTCCGAAAACagcagcgggagagagaTTCGATTCGTAGTCCCCGTCGAGACAAGCTGCAAGCGGGGAtgtcgagacagacagagacgaagaagaagacgacgaaagagacgatCGCGAAGCGGCTGAGAATGCGACAGAGTTCAGTGGAGACAAAAGCGAGCGCGACGcacaagacacagagagtTCTTCATCCTCAATCCTGCGGAGTTCGCGGCCGGACGACCTGGtgtctttttcgctttcgaTCTCCCCTCGAAACCCATTCGTCTTTCCGTCAAGTCCGTCGGCCTCGTCTTGTTCTTGTCCTTCTTTCGatccttctccctctgcttctgcatcaTCACTTGAGcactctcccttttctcctcgttcgaGACGTTGGCCTCTCGTCTCTGAGTCCCTAAGCCACctgagaaagtggagaaagccTGTGAGGTCCTCACCACAAACGCGGGATATTTGCTGCGCGCCCTGGAGTCCGAGTCGCTCGATGGAAAGCGCGAAAatcaatgcatgcagaggcagcCTTTCCTGGCACCTCGCAACGACTCGCTTCACTAAACTCTCCCAtccgcgaagaagcggaatCCCCGAGCGCCCTCCGTGTCTCCGCTGCGTCGACAGGCTCTCGGAGGCCGCGTACGCTTCGACATGTTCTTCTCCGAATATACGCCGAGGCGCCACAGGGCGGGCTGCAGCGACAGACGGAGGAGGCATCTTCAGGCCCAGCAGCTTGGGGACGATTCGAGGGTCGTCGGCCGCCGTCTTCCTCAGGACGACAGGGGGAGACCGGATTTGGGTCGAGTTGCAGACCTCAAAAAGCGAAGGGAGGCGTTCAATTTCCTCGTCGACGCTCTGTAGTGTATGGACAGGTCTCGCGAGCTGTGCCGAGAGTTTTGGATCAACAGAACGCGGTGCAAATGCGTTCTCGCGTCGAGTACTTCCATtgacgacagagagggaggccGACGTGAGGTGAGAGGCCGtggtcgcttcttctgttggGCCTGCCACCATCCTCTTGcaatttcttctcttttctccccgtccAGGTTTCTGCGCTGCGGGCGCCTCGCCTGAAGAGAAGATCAGGTCCCGCTTCTCGTGgtagagaaaacagaggcgcAGAAAGTCGGAGGGTCTGTGCAGAAGGCCGCTGGCATGCAagtggaaaagaaaagaggtTGAAGGAGCCCTCACATTCAGACAAGAGCGGTCGAGGAGTCGGAGCAGCAAACGCGCAACTTGAGCAGGACAGCCTCTGCCGCGAGCGCAACGAAGGCGACCTCCTTcgagaggcgcagacgaagcaggaagtggagaagcagacgaaagcCCAGCGGGACGACAccccgaggaagaagaataGGAAGGTCCAGTCGAAtgagatggagaagaagtagagggagaggaggacggGGAACCATTGGAGGAGGGCGATGCGGAAGAATGAACTTTAGTCGAGTTAAACTCGCGAGATTTCGGAGATATCGGTTGCACGGGAACAAACACAAGAGGACTTCCACAGGACGGACAAGACAAGTTGctcgggagaagagaagccgtTGATTTCTGGACTTctccgctgcctctctcggctctcgaCGCGTTGTCTGTCGCTTCAGGTCTCGAACTCGTtgagagaacaggagaggtAGGGAAACTGCCAGGAGTGTGCTCAGCTGCTGCAGGTGACCCGAGCAAAAGGCCGGAGGCAGACGTCCGATCTCGACAGGTTTCTTTGTCGATCAGATTGcactctctgtgtctgctctgAACGCCTGCTGTGCCACCCTCTGTGCCTTGGCTTCGAGAATGGGACGCGCAGACGGattcagagagaaaacagatttccttctcgttcgcttcttctgcctgtgGTCGCTCGgaccgcgtttctcctccgttcttcctcaGACGCCATGCCTCGCAACCAGCGCGGGAGCCGCGGCCTTCCAGAGACCCCCCGAGAGCCTCCTTGATTCCGACAATCAATGGCGTCGTGTGCCCgctcaggtgtacgtacacctcgtCTCCGACGGCTAGCTGGCGGCGCGAGAGCGTCTCGAGGGTGCCGACTGAAGCGCGGCAAACCGTGAGGTTTCCAAAGCGGACAGGTTCCAGTGCAGCGACTACGTGGACGGAGCCGAACTGgccgacggagaagacgaagtcGCGGATTTTCGAGAGAGCAAATGGCTGCGGAAACTTGCGCGCGAACGCCCACCGAGGGCCTGTCGCCCGGTTCCCCAGCGCCAACTGCACAGAGACCTCATTCACTTTGAATACGACGCCATCCGCCGGGAGATCCCACAGCGGGGGAAAGGAGGCAGACGACGACAAAGGTGAAGCGAGGATCGGAGTGtcggcggaagaagacgacagcgaTTGAGGGAGAGTGAATGACGAGAGCTCCGAGAAGGAAGCACAAGAAAGGGGGGAGGGCGGCAAGGGGACCAGAGTACTCTGAGGCGTTTCGAACTCTCTGACGAgatcttctgcagcttccagGTTGCGCGAATACCTCAGAGGCGGCACcgcgttctcttcgccttctctacGCTCCTTCGCTCCGTTGATGTGCGagtggaagaaggcgaaggcggagtGAATCTCATCGACAGTCGCACAGACTCGCGTCCAAGCTCGAAACGTGCAGAATCCGAGACGCTTGAGAAGGACCAGAAGGTCCTCTTGCGTCGCGAGTGTATGGACAGCAGCGAGGTCGTTGCGtttcggcgtctctgcacaCTCTTGTCGAGTCACGCTTGCCACCAGCGTCGGTCCGCCGTTGCGCGAAGAGCCCACAGAGTCTCCGCCTGCCTGGTtctccagagaagcagaacctGCGCCATAGggaactcgagaagaaaTGGCAGACGCGGGCGTCGGCGCCTCGCCAACTCgaagtgtacatacactcgagACTGGATGGCTTCCAGGCGCGGGCGCCAGCGGGAGGGGATCTGTTTCTCCCCCGAAGAGCTGCTGAGAATTCACTTGTGCTTTTGCGGTCTCATCTGTGCCTTCCACAAGGCCGTAGGCTGCGAACGAAAGCAGGTCTGCATGCTCGCCGGTGTCGGCGATTCCTCTTGCCGCATGTCTggacagagcagagaaggcagagtgAGGTACGGCAATTCAGATGAGAAGCACAGGAGATGTCGACAACAGGCAAACGAAAACAAGATGTTACGAGGCGAGGTCCTACGGGAAgtggaaaaggaaaatgAGATATAaacaacggagagaaagaaccaAAAGATACGCGGCGCACCCCGGCAAAGCACAGACACAACGAACAAACAGGCGAGGAACCTCTCAGAGTCTCCAAGACCGTGAACATACTAACTGATATGCGTACGCAagcacatacatacatatatatatgtatataccaTTCTAATTtctacacacaaatatataagtttctacatataaatatacacatacataatactctatacgtatatatatatatatacatatacatatatatatatatatatatatatatatacatatatagacagatacatatatatatatatatatatatataaatatcgAAGACAAAAACGGAACTCACAGCACCACAATGACACCACAAGTTCACTGTCGACTTCGCCGGCGACGTCTGAAGATCGGTACGAATCGCCGGTCGAGTCCgtggaaggagacacttggtGGGGGGCCAGGGGCGCATGCAAATGCATCCGTGGTCGGCGCACGGTTCAGGACTGTCTGAGGCAGCGAGGGAACGGGCGATTGTCAGCGGCCAGCGAAAACATGACAGAAAGGAGCATGAGAGCAAtcaaaagaagaggaagaagagggggggGGAAGAGCAAagcaaggagaaagacgaaaagaagaacgacgaggaaacgaTGGTAAGAGAGAACAGTACAGGCAGCAGGAACAAGAGGGTACGAGGCGAAAAGATAACAAGCATGAGAACCGAGAAACGCGTATGGAGGATGAGGAAAGCCGGACGTCACGGCGAGGACTGCTGAAGAtcaagacagaagaaatgGGCAACAAGGAATGTAGCGCACCTTTCATGAAGGGGAGgcgttctcccttctcttcgccgccgTTCGACGTAGGCTCGAAAATTGCTTCGAGAAAGAAATAATTCGCCGCGAACCTGACACGGGCAAGCGCCAATACCCAACAGCGTGACTCCCGCCGTCGACCCAACTGAATCTATGGAGCCTCCCACCATCGTCCGGAAACACAAACAGCCAGCTGAATTCAACAGCTGCATCTGTAAAAGATCAAGATGAGTGTCATACATATGTCTACCTCAAGTGGTATACGAATTCATCTCCTTGTCTGTTCAACACATGGATCTACTCGTgatcaatatatatatatatatatacatatatattcatatagATATTCATaaagatatagatatagatatacatgtaaatacagatagatatatagtTATTGATAGATAGCTACAGATGGAGAGATATGAACAGATAGGTGCACAAATAGGtagacagatatagatagatagatatacatatttagatctacatatacatagacagatatagatagatgtaAATGGATAGCgatagagagatacagaAAAATAGCTAGATATAGAGAgaaatagatagatagattgATAGATTAATAGATACAGTTAGATAGCTACAGATGGATGGAGATAGACCAGGATCGATAGACAGCGGTAGGTGGATAGATAGCTATGGATAGATGGAGACAGCTGGTTAAACAGGGAGATATTTTACATGTATGTGTACCGCGGTCTTCTGCCGCATTCCGGGCCGTTGGTTCACGACAGCTTGGGTGCTGACGACGGCCATGCGATTGTTGAAGAGGTTGTTTTGCATACGTCAACTGGACGCGGACAGGGACCGAATCCGTTCCGCCGCAGCCACACcctcgcgtctccagagaaTACAGTCAATTGGTGTCTGTCGATTCATGCATGTCGgtacgtgcatgcatgcagagagggaCCGAGTTGCAGAACTGTGTGCCTCTGTCGAGGCGAGCGTTGCCCCCTTCGCGCGCTCGACAACCCGGAGCTCGCTCACCTCGAGAAGCCAGCGGGAGAGAGTAGCGGGGGAAAGCGGTTGAGCGGAGCGAAGCCTTGTGGCGAAcgcgagaggcaggcgacCGGCCTCGCTCATGGCGCGAACGGTGTGCGAAATGTCCTCTCCCCACACGCCATTTCCCCGAGACGAGGCGTCGACGAAATCCCAGAGGaccagcgaggagaaggtcgaaggcgacgacgaagcagcCGAAGCCGACGCAGAGGCTGACTGAACAGGCGCTCCGGAAAGGTCCTCCAGAGACGCGCTCGCGCCAGGCGACGCCGGCGCGTCTTCCCCTTCAGAGGGTGGAACGGCTCCGAACAGGCCCGACGCAGTGACTGAGAGAGTGACGACATCTCCAGCGAGAGGCAGCGTCGGGGGGCGGCGAAGTGCCGAGTCAAGGACGCGAGCGCGGAATCTGAGAGCGCAGGAAATGCCATCGATCTTCGGCtcggcgagaaacgcgacaggGAAGGGCGTCTGAGGGGGCATAGGCCGCGATGCTGAGAATAAtgtgaaggagaaaaacgaggcgcCAGCAGAAACGATGAGCCTGTTTgcgaggcaggcgaaggcgcaAGGTACGCAAACGAACAGGGAGAttgaggtgaagaagaagccgaggaagaagagaaggacgatCCCGGAAACACAGCAGAGAGTCgttcgagggagaagagcgctTACGAAGAGCGCTTACCCTCgggagaaggtggagacgacTTGATGCTGGCAGACGTAGTGCATGCTGAGGAACATCCATTTGCTTTtttgtttcgcttcttcaccgCTTCGCGAGGGAGCCACGAAAGTCCAAGAGGCCTGGCAAATGCCACAGACACCAATCATAACGCATGAGCGACGAAGTCCAGGCTGAGGAAAAGCTGTCTtccgttctccctctcttctgcttcctacGCGATTGACCtccgtcttcatcttcttcgtccgtttcaccttctcctcccccttcttctttgttggctttttcttcgttctcttccaccttctctGCTGCTAATTGCTCGGCTtgcctctttccttctccactctgTTCAGGTGCCGACCGAGGTGAGTCTGTAGACTGGACGCCGTCGGGGACGGCGATCACAACAGGCAATTCCTTCTATCGACGACAGATGGAGACGAGATGAAAGACGCGGTGGTTGCTGATAGAGATGTCTTTCCTCCAACGCGTTTAGGAATGCCATGTTTGCAGGTACAGCTTGAGAGGTGTGCATTGTATGAAGTGTTCCGGATCGAGAGGATCCACGACGATATTTAATGcccttcactctctctctctctcgctgtgctTCTCGGTCACTGCCCAGCCACAGTCTCCTTTGGTTTCAGTCTCCGTTCACCTTTttcccctcgtcttctcttcgacggttttcttttttcatcGTCTTTTCGCTCGTTCTTGCTGCTCGTGGTTCGCGGCACACCGCCTGTCCACACGATTGAGACTTGGAAGGACAagacttttcttctctttttcctcactTGAAGAGTTGAGAGACCGTGTAGAGAAGGTGTCTGTCggcggcgccttctcgcACCACCGACAGAGACAACATGGGGGCAAGGTGATAAACTCGTCTCCTGCCGCGAGCTCCGAAAATGACTTTGGACTCCTCCGACACCGTCCGGGCATCGCGCGTccctgcgtctgcttcgACGCCAACACTGCCTGTTTGCTGTCGCACGCgaggctcttctctcggccggagaaacgcgcgtCCGCCATCGAGGCGAGAACcaggagcgagagacgcagacaaagGCGGAGCGTCGcaaggagcgagagacgcagacaaagGCGGAGCGTCGCAAGGAGCGGCAGACGCAGGAaggagcgaagaggacggagaaaggagagaaggtgagacgctcgacgaaagagaagacgcacacGGCGGAGAAGACCGGGAATCCGCCTCAGCACAGAccgcgggagaaggaagaggaaaagaggaagttgacaacgacgacgaaggcgagaggtcATCAAGTGAGGCGCGAGCCGCGAACGGCCCTGAGCCGACGTAGGACGAGGGACTGTTTGGATCCACCAGGGAAGGATGCGCCTGCATTGATTCAAGAAGACGACACGGCAAAACACagttcttgtctcctttttctccgacAAACGCGCAGAACGCGCGATTCCTTTTTGCTTTCAAAGCTGCGAGTCGACCCTGTGCCGTTGCATCCAACCGAAGTGGacatggagaagaaacgcagatgAAGCActtgcagagaaagcgaggtcGTGACGGCACCAGTGACTCAC contains the following coding sequences:
- a CDS encoding DNA ligase (NAD+), putative (encoded by transcript TGME49_314955), which encodes MGKGTSPLPALFPLHPCRRTSSASLSLFPPASFPLIFPVFPVFSELLCSLSPRCYSLPSASAAARLSRHPPRTASLSPSLCSSLCSSLPPSLCSSLSPSLCSSLCSSLCSSLSPSLCSSSRLSSFPFLSTSSLRCGASSSSVSPAAGVSPASSPSLLLFASSPPSLAAAYAPRRQLRYRATRQRLRRSRARRAGAVASLRLRRAFQSSQPAPESRRTGALSPAAERRRAEDSRDRVETCAAASEKRDPSRQAAGRRKPIDGFEARAAEPASARSVEGRRTASQQERSRAWRRRAESGRDAEREARGSRALEEKSPRRREAATGFQPRLRRREGALDSEKEDYATLVETLRACDRAYHVHGFSLLPDPVYDQLKTRLLQTEEAHPSLVDPNSPSSYVGSGPFAARASLDDLSPSSSLSTSSFPLPSPAVCAEADSRSSPPCASSLSSSVSPSLLSPSSSLLPASAAPCDAPPLSASLAPCDAPPLSASLAPGSRLDGGRAFLRPREEPRVRQQTGSVGVEADAGTRDARTVSEESKVIFGARGRRRVYHLAPMLSLSVVREGAADRHLLYTVSQLFKPLGLSWLPREAVKKRNKKANGCSSACTTSASIKSSPPSPEASRPMPPQTPFPVAFLAEPKIDGISCALRFRARVLDSALRRPPTLPLAGDVVTLSVTASGLFGAVPPSEGEDAPASPGASASLEDLSGAPVQSASASASAASSSPSTFSSLVLWDFVDASSRGNGVWGEDISHTVRAMSEAGRLPLAFATRLRSAQPLSPATLSRWLLEVRGELFLSRSNFRAYVERRRREGRTPPLHERHAARGIADTGEHADLLSFAAYGLVEGTDETAKAQVNSQQLFGGETDPLPLAPAPGSHPVSSVCTLRVGEAPTPASAISSRVPYGAGSASLENQAGGDSVGSSRNGGPTLVASVTRQECAETPKRNDLAAVHTLATQEDLLVLLKRLGFCTFRAWTRVCATVDEIHSAFAFFHSHINGAKERREGEENAVPPLRYSRNLEAAEDLVREFETPQSTLVPLPPSPLSCASFSELSSFTLPQSLSSSSADTPILASPLSSSASFPPLWDLPADGVVFKVNEVSVQLALGNRATGPRWAFARKFPQPFALSKIRDFVFSVGQFGSVHVVAALEPVRFGNLTVCRASVGTLETLSRRQLAVGDEVYVHLSGHTTPLIVGIKEALGGSLEGRGSRAGCEAWRLRKNGGETRSERPQAEEANEKEICFLSESVCASHSRSQGTEGGTAGVQSRHRECNLIDKETCRDRTSASGLLLGSPAAAEHTPGSFPTSPVLSTSSRPEATDNASRAERGSGEVQKSTASLLPSNLSCPSCGSPLVFVPVQPISPKSREFNSTKVHSSASPSSNGSPSSSPSTSSPSHSTGPSYSSSSGCRPAGLSSASPLPASSAPLEGGRLRCARGRGCPAQVARLLLRLLDRSCLNVRAPSTSFLFHLHASGLLHRPSDFLRLCFLYHEKRDLIFSSGEAPAAQKPGRGEKRRNCKRMVAGPTEEATTASHLTSASLSVVNGSTRRENAFAPRSVDPKLSAQLARPVHTLQSVDEEIERLPSLFEVCNSTQIRSPPVVLRKTAADDPRIVPKLLGLKMPPPSVAAARPVAPRRIFGEEHVEAYAASESLSTQRRHGGRSGIPLLRGWESLVKRVVARCQERLPLHALIFALSIERLGLQGAQQISRVCGEDLTGFLHFLRWLRDSETRGQRLERGEKGECSSDDAEAEGEGSKEGQEQDEADGLDGKTNGFRGEIESEKDTRSSGRELRRIEDEELSVSCASRSLLSPLNSVAFSAASRSSLSSSSSSSLSVSTSPLAACLDGDYESNLSPAAVFGALPETPAEMKLSFRSLPESLRSRLALVFADDDTVRELLRLALYCGGGIASLPPLGPPVSLKALFDCSSTASSFSSPSPPRDSCGTSFKSSDSSVSPSSPSCSSASPSSSSGSSSLSPLVVPASSS